Proteins encoded within one genomic window of Desulfuromonas acetoxidans DSM 684:
- a CDS encoding PAS domain-containing protein: MEAKIEQYIQAMICDQAPDAILFADRAGNIQLWNRGAEMIFGYTKEEAIGKQLDLIIPEKLRQRHNDGYIRVISEGISKYCDDLLSVPALPKDGHALFSDFSIIMIKDNNGVMQGVAAIMRDSSEQKNKEKELKNQIKQLKAQPE; this comes from the coding sequence ATGGAAGCTAAGATTGAACAGTATATCCAGGCCATGATTTGCGACCAGGCACCAGATGCTATTTTGTTTGCAGACCGTGCCGGAAATATCCAGTTATGGAATCGCGGGGCGGAGATGATTTTTGGCTACACCAAAGAGGAGGCCATCGGCAAACAACTTGACCTGATCATCCCGGAGAAACTTCGTCAACGACACAACGACGGCTATATCAGAGTCATCTCAGAGGGGATAAGCAAGTACTGCGATGACCTCCTTTCGGTTCCAGCCTTACCCAAGGATGGACACGCGTTATTCAGCGATTTTTCAATCATTATGATTAAAGATAATAACGGCGTGATGCAAGGTGTCGCCGCCATCATGAGAGATTCGAGCGAGCAAAAAAACAAAGAAAAAGAGCTGAAGAATCAGATCAAACAACTCAAAGCTCAACCAGAATAG
- a CDS encoding FprA family A-type flavoprotein codes for MNPRKIKDDIYWMGYIDWEARLFDELIPLPDGTSYNAYLIAGSKKTALIDSVESEFFSDLEAQLKDVTKLDYLVSLHAEQDHSGSIPKILAKYPEAKLVTSPKAKGILMDILDIAADAIITVADGEILCLGDKTLEFIHTPWVHWPETMVAYLQEDKILFSCDFFGSHIATAELFASDEARVYEAAKRYYAEVMMPFGNSIKKHLQKLAPYAIDIIAPSHGPLHKRPSFIIDAHKDWVDGQLKNVVILPYVSMHKSTKKMVDHLTAMLTEQGVRVELFNLSVTDIGKLAIALVDAGTIVVGTPTVLAGPHPAAAYCAFLANALRPRSKYLSIIGSYGWGGKTVEVLAGMVPNLKVEIIEPVQVKGFPTEVDLAALETLAKTIAAKHKEQGFV; via the coding sequence ATGAATCCGCGCAAAATTAAAGACGATATTTACTGGATGGGGTATATCGATTGGGAAGCACGCCTCTTTGATGAGCTTATCCCCCTGCCAGATGGAACTAGTTACAATGCTTACCTTATTGCAGGCAGCAAAAAGACAGCTCTGATAGACAGCGTAGAGTCAGAGTTTTTCTCAGACCTTGAGGCTCAGCTCAAGGATGTTACCAAGCTTGATTATCTAGTATCATTGCATGCTGAACAAGATCACTCCGGCAGCATTCCTAAAATCCTGGCTAAATATCCCGAAGCCAAACTAGTAACGAGCCCCAAGGCTAAAGGGATACTCATGGATATACTCGATATCGCCGCAGACGCCATTATCACAGTCGCAGACGGAGAAATCCTCTGCCTGGGGGATAAAACGCTGGAGTTCATCCATACCCCATGGGTGCATTGGCCAGAAACCATGGTGGCCTACCTTCAAGAGGATAAGATTCTCTTCAGCTGCGACTTTTTCGGCTCCCATATTGCGACGGCTGAGCTATTCGCCAGTGATGAAGCGCGTGTTTACGAAGCGGCAAAACGCTACTACGCCGAAGTCATGATGCCTTTTGGCAATAGCATCAAAAAGCATCTACAAAAACTTGCACCTTATGCAATTGACATCATCGCTCCCAGCCACGGTCCACTGCATAAACGACCATCTTTTATCATTGATGCCCATAAAGACTGGGTCGATGGACAACTGAAAAATGTGGTCATTTTGCCCTACGTTTCCATGCACAAAAGCACTAAAAAAATGGTAGACCACCTCACCGCCATGCTTACTGAGCAGGGTGTTCGCGTCGAGCTGTTTAACTTATCAGTTACCGACATTGGCAAACTGGCGATAGCTTTAGTCGATGCTGGAACAATCGTTGTTGGCACCCCAACGGTGCTTGCCGGTCCCCATCCCGCCGCCGCTTACTGCGCCTTTTTAGCCAACGCCTTACGTCCGCGAAGCAAATATTTATCGATTATCGGCTCCTATGGTTGGGGCGGTAAAACAGTAGAAGTGTTGGCTGGAATGGTTCCCAACCTCAAAGTCGAAATTATTGAACCGGTACAGGTAAAAGGGTTTCCAACCGAGGTGGATCTTGCCGCCCTTGAGACTTTGGCGAAAACGATAGCGGCTAAACACAAAGAGCAGGGCTTTGTCTAA
- a CDS encoding protoglobin domain-containing protein yields MLLYRDLKEDYQFTEEEADILHKLQPRMEALAEKFISEFYDYIWGFGKTAQFLKNKDIISHHRIKIKQWFLNLFCGDYDLTYFTNLYKIGEIHVKIGLPTHYVNSAFTFTRTFIIKNSVDEKVDKKQRIAELAAIEKIIDMNLDVLTSSYREEELGKFLSLSGFEKTILIGLKKFNSYINLFLAIALAFVAIFSISLFGYDIYLLFYSDIGVEKGILTILGSLLVLWAAIELIHEEIKHLQGKIFDIGTFIMLAMAALIRKVLIYSLSAEKSHELIIIGGVIVALAAAYWLIGRQDKKSTH; encoded by the coding sequence ATGTTGTTGTATCGCGATTTAAAAGAGGACTATCAATTTACCGAGGAAGAAGCGGATATTTTACACAAGCTGCAACCGCGCATGGAAGCCCTCGCCGAAAAGTTTATCAGTGAATTTTATGACTACATCTGGGGATTTGGCAAAACTGCGCAATTTTTAAAAAACAAAGATATCATTTCGCACCATCGGATAAAAATTAAGCAGTGGTTTCTTAATCTATTTTGCGGCGACTACGATCTCACTTATTTCACCAATCTGTACAAAATAGGCGAGATTCATGTGAAGATTGGATTGCCTACCCACTACGTCAACTCGGCATTCACTTTCACCAGAACTTTTATAATTAAAAATTCTGTCGACGAAAAAGTTGACAAAAAGCAGCGCATTGCCGAACTGGCTGCTATAGAAAAAATAATCGACATGAACCTCGATGTACTAACCAGCTCCTACCGCGAAGAGGAGCTAGGTAAGTTTTTATCACTCTCTGGTTTTGAAAAAACAATTCTAATCGGGTTAAAAAAGTTCAACTCCTATATAAATCTATTTTTGGCCATAGCTCTGGCATTTGTGGCAATTTTTTCTATCAGCCTATTTGGTTACGATATCTACCTCCTTTTCTATTCGGATATAGGGGTAGAAAAAGGAATTCTAACCATTCTCGGCAGTTTGCTGGTTTTATGGGCAGCGATAGAGTTGATCCATGAAGAAATAAAACACCTGCAGGGAAAAATTTTCGACATCGGCACCTTTATTATGCTGGCCATGGCCGCGCTTATTCGCAAAGTACTGATATACTCTTTATCTGCTGAAAAATCTCATGAGCTCATTATTATTGGCGGCGTAATCGTTGCGCTCGCCGCTGCTTACTGGCTCATCGGCAGGCAGGACAAAAAAAGCACGCACTAA
- a CDS encoding diguanylate cyclase yields the protein MIFVLLGHFTTSFLYESYLKRFKVDFFNLVSNYASNINGKLLSAHRTLISVAEVLPGQSLSDSAILQEWLDDRRGLLSTFDNGLFIFDAQGSLIVESPFKPKRRGRDYSFRQYYQETVQSGKPIISDPYASSQKDNHPSIMMTVPIFNEENDLIALFCGSLDLLDNNFLGDLPKQKLGRDGYFFLASMDREIIAHPDVTRIMKKDFPVGVNPLFDLAMKGIDSCDENVNSKGLQAVSAFKKLSIKDWVLGANYPLDEIQEPLIDSRRLIWLFMGGAFCIVLLFTLYALRAIFNPLFSFTHHLETLASKTGEDRFFTYRGRDELSIMTKTFNSMIKNLDETHHGLNHAQKMAHLGSWRWNLKNNELEWSDEVFRMMGDLPNSYRPTLEYFIDKIPPEDRDEVNEAIQVSMDQLRPYEVEHRIIDSQGQLKYVREQGEVCTDEDGNLVGMVGTVLDITTMVLLQQKLERLATTDELTGAVNRRQLFIYTDQFCQLAKRYKKALSVIFYDLDHFKAVNDTYGHAAGDEVLRQITTRIQSMLRDTDILARYGGEEFCILVPETDGDHAYLFAERIRQRISESSVNLSSGESLQVTVSMGVATYQEDEQGSSLIDRADQGVYEAKRRGRNCVVKM from the coding sequence GTGATCTTTGTTCTCTTGGGACACTTTACGACGTCGTTTTTATATGAATCTTATTTAAAACGGTTTAAAGTCGATTTTTTTAATCTCGTCTCAAATTATGCATCGAATATTAATGGAAAATTGCTTTCTGCCCATCGAACTTTAATTTCTGTTGCCGAAGTCCTTCCAGGCCAATCACTCTCTGACTCGGCTATTTTGCAGGAATGGCTAGATGACCGCCGTGGCTTATTGAGTACGTTTGATAATGGGCTTTTTATTTTTGATGCACAGGGAAGTCTTATTGTCGAGTCGCCATTTAAACCGAAGCGCCGTGGTCGTGATTACAGTTTTCGTCAGTATTACCAAGAAACCGTTCAGTCAGGAAAACCAATTATTTCTGATCCATATGCCTCTTCCCAGAAAGATAATCATCCCTCAATTATGATGACGGTACCCATTTTCAACGAAGAGAATGACCTTATAGCACTTTTCTGTGGATCGCTGGATCTGTTGGACAATAACTTTCTGGGCGATCTACCGAAACAAAAGCTGGGGAGGGATGGCTATTTCTTTTTAGCCAGCATGGATAGAGAAATTATTGCACATCCTGATGTCACCAGGATAATGAAAAAAGATTTTCCTGTTGGTGTAAATCCGCTATTTGATTTGGCTATGAAGGGGATTGATAGTTGTGACGAAAACGTTAATAGCAAAGGTTTACAAGCCGTTTCCGCATTTAAAAAGCTAAGCATAAAGGATTGGGTGTTAGGGGCAAATTATCCCCTGGATGAGATTCAGGAGCCTCTCATTGATTCACGTCGTCTTATCTGGCTTTTCATGGGGGGAGCATTTTGCATTGTCTTGTTGTTTACCCTTTATGCCTTGAGAGCAATTTTCAATCCATTGTTCTCTTTTACTCACCACCTGGAGACTTTAGCCTCCAAAACAGGTGAGGATAGATTCTTTACCTATAGGGGGCGTGATGAGCTTTCCATAATGACTAAGACATTCAATAGTATGATTAAAAATCTTGATGAAACCCATCATGGTTTGAATCATGCGCAAAAAATGGCTCACTTAGGTAGCTGGCGTTGGAATTTGAAAAATAATGAGCTCGAATGGTCCGATGAGGTTTTCAGAATGATGGGGGATCTCCCAAATTCATATCGGCCTACCCTGGAATATTTCATCGATAAAATTCCCCCGGAGGATCGTGATGAGGTTAATGAAGCTATTCAGGTAAGCATGGATCAACTGAGACCTTATGAAGTAGAGCACCGTATTATCGACTCTCAAGGTCAATTAAAGTATGTAAGAGAACAAGGCGAAGTGTGTACCGACGAGGATGGCAACCTTGTTGGCATGGTCGGTACTGTTCTGGATATAACCACGATGGTTCTGCTTCAGCAAAAGCTCGAACGGCTTGCCACAACGGATGAATTGACTGGTGCCGTGAACAGAAGGCAGCTTTTTATCTATACCGATCAATTTTGTCAGTTAGCTAAAAGATATAAAAAAGCCCTGAGTGTGATTTTTTATGATCTGGATCATTTTAAAGCTGTTAACGACACCTACGGGCATGCGGCGGGCGATGAGGTATTGCGACAAATAACCACCAGGATCCAGTCCATGCTTCGTGATACCGATATTTTAGCGAGATATGGGGGAGAGGAGTTCTGTATTCTGGTGCCGGAGACTGATGGTGATCATGCGTATCTGTTCGCGGAACGGATCAGGCAACGTATTTCAGAAAGTAGCGTTAATCTCAGTTCGGGGGAATCTCTTCAGGTAACGGTCAGTATGGGAGTTGCAACCTACCAGGAGGATGAGCAGGGTTCCTCCCTTATTGATCGTGCAGATCAGGGTGTTTATGAAGCAAAAAGACGAGGACGAAATTGTGTTGTGAAAATGTAG
- a CDS encoding cytochrome c3 family protein — MKRWMKAVLLVATGVILGVPLMSMGYYTMVRTSTPQFCAMCHEIRPAYRDWQTSSHGFNTQGVVADCMDCHLPAPHDTFDFFYAKAYHGVKDVVAHLFLDEYDREKNRHHAWADISNDQCMKCHRNLLYMPDKRGAMMAHRTVVYAREGYEKLCTDCHRYLVHKPKSSYSYSQKL; from the coding sequence ATGAAAAGATGGATGAAAGCCGTACTGCTGGTGGCAACCGGGGTTATTCTTGGTGTGCCGCTTATGAGTATGGGTTATTACACCATGGTGCGCACATCCACCCCGCAATTCTGCGCCATGTGTCACGAAATACGACCTGCCTACAGGGACTGGCAAACCTCCAGTCATGGGTTTAACACTCAGGGCGTTGTAGCGGATTGCATGGACTGTCACCTTCCAGCACCGCATGACACTTTCGATTTTTTCTATGCTAAGGCCTATCATGGCGTCAAGGATGTTGTCGCGCATCTGTTTCTTGATGAATATGATCGCGAAAAAAATCGTCACCATGCTTGGGCAGACATCAGCAATGATCAATGCATGAAATGCCATCGAAACCTGCTCTATATGCCTGATAAGCGTGGTGCCATGATGGCTCATAGAACTGTCGTCTATGCCCGAGAAGGTTACGAAAAATTGTGTACCGACTGTCACAGATATTTAGTGCATAAACCCAAATCCAGCTATTCCTATAGTCAAAAATTGTAA
- a CDS encoding multiheme c-type cytochrome — protein MDNRLTFLLICTTLLMTAGVAFAGDLCIDCHSKTSPGQVADWQASQHSHVGVTCDTCHGDAHTSADDYKNAVLPDEAVCAQCHEEQFTSFSHGKHNYGWTVLNAIPATHMAPDELIEGGRGCGGCHNMGIKSEEQKADQLAKGYRYQNNSCDECHTRHAFSLKEAQNPKACQQCHMGYDHPQWEMWSSSKHGARYFAKKDGDLPEGAAAPTCQDCHLPDGTHENHTAWGFLGVRLPLPEDPQAAADRVTILKALGVLHPETGEPTAVFDAVKAVDMARLDQASWEKERNKMLDTCTKCHSRTYAKEQLDMGDAILTKADRLMADAIETVAALYKDGIIKKPEGYPYNYPFILALMHTNGANWNEKLDELSYIDQVLLQMYFKHRMRAYQAFFHVNPDYAYWYGWNMMTQDLGEIKHLAQQLRADQQK, from the coding sequence ATGGATAATCGTTTAACGTTTTTACTCATCTGTACCACTCTGTTGATGACTGCGGGAGTAGCTTTTGCTGGAGATCTCTGTATTGATTGCCACAGCAAAACATCTCCCGGCCAAGTTGCCGACTGGCAAGCAAGTCAACATTCACACGTCGGCGTCACTTGTGACACCTGCCATGGAGATGCGCACACCTCTGCTGACGACTACAAAAATGCTGTACTGCCCGATGAAGCGGTCTGTGCCCAGTGCCACGAAGAACAGTTCACCTCGTTCTCACACGGCAAACACAACTATGGCTGGACCGTATTGAATGCCATTCCGGCAACTCACATGGCCCCAGATGAACTGATTGAAGGGGGCCGCGGCTGTGGCGGTTGTCATAACATGGGGATCAAGAGTGAAGAGCAAAAGGCTGACCAATTGGCCAAAGGCTATCGCTATCAGAACAATTCTTGCGACGAATGTCATACCCGTCATGCCTTTTCCCTGAAAGAAGCCCAGAACCCTAAAGCCTGCCAGCAATGTCACATGGGATACGACCATCCACAGTGGGAAATGTGGTCGAGCTCGAAACATGGTGCGCGTTACTTTGCCAAAAAAGATGGAGATCTTCCTGAAGGGGCAGCGGCACCAACATGCCAGGACTGCCACTTACCCGATGGCACCCATGAAAATCATACTGCTTGGGGATTCCTCGGTGTTCGCTTACCGTTGCCGGAAGACCCACAGGCCGCAGCTGATCGCGTTACAATCCTCAAAGCCCTCGGCGTTTTACATCCCGAGACGGGTGAACCGACAGCCGTTTTTGATGCCGTCAAGGCTGTCGACATGGCACGACTGGATCAAGCTTCATGGGAAAAAGAACGCAACAAAATGCTCGATACCTGCACTAAATGCCATTCCCGCACCTACGCCAAAGAGCAGCTTGACATGGGTGATGCAATTTTGACAAAAGCGGATCGCCTCATGGCCGATGCAATTGAAACGGTGGCGGCTCTTTACAAAGACGGGATTATCAAGAAGCCTGAAGGTTACCCCTACAATTATCCGTTCATTCTCGCATTAATGCATACCAACGGTGCCAACTGGAATGAGAAACTTGATGAGCTTTCCTACATTGATCAGGTTCTTCTGCAGATGTATTTCAAGCATCGTATGCGCGCTTATCAAGCCTTCTTCCATGTCAATCCGGATTATGCCTATTGGTACGGCTGGAACATGATGACTCAGGATTTAGGTGAGATAAAACATCTAGCTCAACAACTGCGTGCTGACCAGCAGAAGTAA
- a CDS encoding multiheme c-type cytochrome: MKTSITVVVSVILGLVLAETTFAANQVKLKDFRLERSMSKQAQACLECHKQEHPGIFSDWAESRHASANITCLDCHLADETDPDISQTHFKQYQRNDTPWGRSEYRVPIAEVVTPKDCSRCHPDEVKEYSVSKHANTIEIMWKVDPWLNKGMNSDIERQAGCYYCHGTILEMDDQGRLSSETWPNVGVGRINLDGSKGSCTSCHTRHRFSVAEARKPEACGQCHLGPDHPQIEIFTESKHGDIYAAFGDDYNWDAAPGTWTPGIDYRGPTCASCHMSGSGNQMTTHDVTERLSWELQAPLTVRPEDFKPFPAKSNWVTERNKMKDVCKQCHAKNWVEDHYTKTDAVINEYNEVYYKPAKAMLDDLYSKGLLDKSKFFDEHLEVEFYELWHHEGRRARMGTAMMAPDYAWWHGFYECKHRYNGFMQEARHLIETGEKAYIFKDFPNATGDTTRPPVLFGKP, encoded by the coding sequence ATGAAAACGTCAATAACTGTTGTTGTCTCTGTAATTCTCGGTTTGGTTCTGGCAGAAACAACATTTGCTGCCAACCAAGTTAAACTCAAAGATTTTCGCCTGGAACGCAGCATGTCCAAACAAGCACAAGCTTGTCTGGAATGCCATAAACAGGAGCATCCGGGCATTTTCTCGGACTGGGCAGAGAGCCGCCATGCAAGCGCTAACATTACTTGTCTTGATTGCCACTTGGCCGATGAGACAGACCCGGATATCAGCCAGACCCATTTTAAGCAATATCAACGCAATGACACCCCGTGGGGCCGTTCTGAATACCGCGTGCCCATCGCTGAAGTCGTCACCCCAAAAGACTGTTCTCGCTGTCATCCCGACGAAGTCAAAGAGTACAGCGTCAGCAAACATGCCAATACGATTGAAATCATGTGGAAGGTCGATCCGTGGCTGAACAAGGGAATGAACTCCGATATCGAACGCCAGGCAGGGTGCTATTACTGCCACGGCACGATTCTGGAGATGGATGACCAAGGGCGGCTTTCATCAGAAACCTGGCCGAATGTCGGAGTGGGACGCATCAACCTTGACGGCAGCAAGGGAAGCTGCACAAGTTGCCATACGCGCCATCGTTTTTCTGTAGCTGAAGCTCGCAAGCCAGAGGCTTGCGGACAATGCCATTTAGGTCCGGATCATCCACAGATTGAAATCTTTACCGAATCCAAGCACGGTGATATCTATGCCGCCTTTGGTGACGATTACAATTGGGATGCCGCACCAGGGACCTGGACACCAGGCATTGATTATCGAGGACCCACGTGCGCATCTTGTCACATGAGTGGTTCCGGGAATCAAATGACAACCCACGATGTCACAGAACGGTTAAGCTGGGAGTTGCAGGCACCGCTCACGGTCCGCCCAGAGGATTTCAAACCATTCCCAGCCAAGAGTAACTGGGTTACCGAGCGCAACAAGATGAAAGACGTGTGTAAACAATGCCACGCCAAAAACTGGGTTGAAGACCATTACACCAAAACCGATGCCGTGATCAACGAGTACAACGAAGTGTATTACAAACCGGCAAAAGCCATGCTTGATGATCTTTACAGCAAAGGTCTTCTCGATAAGAGTAAATTTTTCGATGAGCATCTTGAGGTCGAATTCTACGAGCTGTGGCACCACGAAGGTCGTCGAGCACGCATGGGGACGGCAATGATGGCACCAGATTATGCTTGGTGGCATGGTTTCTATGAGTGCAAACACCGGTATAATGGGTTTATGCAAGAAGCTCGACACCTGATTGAGACAGGCGAAAAAGCCTATATCTTTAAAGACTTCCCCAATGCCACTGGGGACACAACCCGACCACCGGTTCTATTTGGCAAACCATAA
- a CDS encoding chemotaxis protein CheD has protein sequence MRKEIYEGNTRIIIDPGEYYVSDSPVMISTLLGSCVAVCLFDPVNKVMGMNHFLVSHNRVPLVHTEAGRYGVHAMELLINDMLHLGAKRLYLKAKAFGGGNVLKGLRSGQNGMTVGEANVKFTREFLSREGIELVSESFGGESGRVVHFSYGTFSVYVRNVQGAGVGERLAMRDQNCWLYAIGQQKKIISRAEGIHLWDT, from the coding sequence ATGAGAAAAGAGATATATGAAGGCAATACGCGAATTATTATTGATCCGGGAGAATACTATGTATCCGATTCTCCGGTTATGATTTCAACCCTTCTGGGTTCCTGTGTTGCGGTTTGTCTTTTTGATCCTGTCAACAAGGTGATGGGGATGAATCATTTTCTTGTGAGTCATAATCGCGTGCCATTAGTGCACACTGAGGCTGGGCGCTATGGTGTGCATGCGATGGAACTGCTTATCAATGATATGCTTCATCTTGGGGCTAAAAGACTCTATTTAAAGGCAAAGGCTTTTGGCGGCGGGAATGTATTGAAAGGCTTGAGGTCTGGTCAAAATGGGATGACTGTCGGGGAGGCGAATGTCAAATTCACCAGAGAATTTTTAAGCCGTGAGGGCATTGAACTGGTCTCAGAAAGTTTTGGTGGCGAGAGCGGTCGTGTCGTTCATTTTTCCTATGGAACGTTTAGTGTGTATGTACGAAATGTTCAAGGTGCCGGTGTCGGAGAACGTTTGGCAATGCGTGATCAAAATTGCTGGCTGTATGCGATTGGCCAGCAGAAGAAAATAATCTCTCGGGCCGAAGGTATTCACTTGTGGGATACCTGA
- a CDS encoding chemotaxis protein CheV translates to MAEDKTLQEVMTRTSLSNSNQMEMLTFRLTDGQLYGINVFKIIEIVECPRRLDRLPYSNPAVRGVVDFRGNAITVIDLARSIGLQPVDFINTLGYLVVCEYNNQLNAFLVSSPEVLLTRSWGDIKKPNGFEAPSLVAIAYDDNQEMVLLLDIEGILSEIVGLADDFDTNLLEQERAFLRGKHVLLVDDSNAALMMMRNTLSQLGMEITEYHSAVRALEDISGRVMGDKLPDFNLIISDIEMPGMDGFTFTRSFRALEGFGGIPVILHSSMSNPTNEMKAHEAGATAFIPKFDPNVLVRQVYSCLSS, encoded by the coding sequence ATGGCGGAGGATAAGACACTTCAAGAAGTGATGACGAGGACCTCTTTGTCTAACTCTAATCAGATGGAAATGCTGACGTTTCGGCTGACGGATGGGCAGTTATATGGCATCAACGTTTTTAAAATAATTGAAATCGTAGAATGTCCGAGGCGACTTGATCGTCTTCCCTATTCAAATCCCGCTGTTAGGGGGGTAGTCGATTTTAGAGGTAACGCCATCACCGTGATAGATTTGGCGCGTTCCATAGGTTTGCAGCCTGTTGACTTTATAAATACCCTCGGATATCTGGTCGTCTGTGAATACAATAACCAGCTCAATGCTTTCCTTGTTTCATCTCCTGAAGTTTTATTGACAAGAAGTTGGGGGGATATCAAAAAACCGAACGGATTCGAAGCGCCTTCTCTCGTAGCTATTGCATACGACGATAACCAGGAAATGGTCCTTTTACTTGATATCGAAGGGATCCTTTCTGAAATAGTCGGGCTGGCTGATGATTTTGACACAAACCTATTGGAACAAGAGAGGGCATTTCTGCGAGGAAAACATGTCCTCTTGGTTGATGATTCAAATGCTGCTTTGATGATGATGAGGAACACATTGTCACAGCTTGGTATGGAGATTACTGAGTATCACTCAGCAGTTAGAGCTCTTGAGGATATTTCTGGCAGGGTAATGGGGGATAAACTGCCAGATTTCAACTTGATTATTTCCGATATTGAAATGCCAGGTATGGACGGCTTTACATTTACACGTTCATTTCGAGCACTCGAGGGCTTTGGGGGAATCCCTGTTATTCTACATAGTTCGATGAGCAATCCGACAAATGAAATGAAAGCCCATGAGGCTGGAGCCACCGCATTTATTCCAAAATTCGATCCAAATGTCTTGGTGCGGCAAGTTTATAGCTGTTTGTCTTCGTAA